A stretch of Carya illinoinensis cultivar Pawnee chromosome 14, C.illinoinensisPawnee_v1, whole genome shotgun sequence DNA encodes these proteins:
- the LOC122295200 gene encoding splicing factor 3B subunit 6-like protein, translating into MATISLRKANTRLPPEVNRVLYVRNLPFNISSEEMYDIFGKYGAIRQIRVGTSKDTRGTAFVVYEDIYDAKTAVDHLSGFNVANRYLIVLYYQQAKMSKKFDHKKKEEEITKLQEKYGLSKDK; encoded by the coding sequence ATGGCCACTATCAGCCTGCGGAAGGCGAACACGCGGCTGCCGCCGGAGGTGAACCGCGTGCTGTACGTGCGGAACCTGCCTTTCAACATATCGAGCGAGGAGATGTATGACATCTTCGGGAAGTACGGGGCGATACGGCAGATAAGGGTGGGGACGAGTAAGGACACACGCGGCACGGCCTTCGTGGTCTACGAGGACATCTATGATGCCAAGACCGCCGTGGACCACCTCTCCGGCTTCAACGTCGCCAACCGGTACCTCATCGTGCTCTACTACCAGCAGGCCAAGATGAGCAAGAAGTTCGACCACAAGAAGAAGGAGGAAGAGATCACCAAGCTCCAGGAGAAGTACGGTCTCTCCAAAGATAAGTAG
- the LOC122294763 gene encoding calcium-dependent protein kinase 34-like, whose translation MGNCCPQGKGNDAPSTTGKEELNSKNSEDVHPYNISNDNGNVTPSGNSGTSNAKPAAPKPVHVGAVLGRPMEDVRSTYSIGKELGRGQFGVTHLCTHKVTGEQFACKTIAKRKLANKEDIEDVRREVQIMHHLTGQPNIVELKGAYEDKHSVHLVMELCAGGELFDRIIAKGHYTERAAASLLRTIVQIVHTCHSMGVIHRDLKPENFLLLNKDEKSPLKATDFGLSVFYKQGEVFKDIVGSAYYIAPEVLRRRYGPEVDIWSVGVMLYILLCGVPPFWAEAEQGIFNAILRGHIDFTSDPWPSISPAAKDLVRKMLNLDPKQRLTAFQVLNHPWIKEDGEAPDTPLDNAVLSRLKQFRAMNKFKKVALRVIAGCLSEEEIRGLKEMFKGMDTDNSGTITLEELKQGLSKQGTKLSEYEVKQLMEAADADGNGTIDYDEFITATMHMNRMDREEHLYTAFQYFDKDNSGYITTEELEQALHEFGMHDGRDMKEIVSEVDADNDGRINYDEFVAMMRKGNPEANPKKRRDVNL comes from the exons ATGGGCAACTGTTGCCCTCAAGGCAAGGGAAATGATGCTCCTTCCACGACCGGAAAGGAAGAACTCAACTCCAAAAACAGCGAGGACGTTCATCCATACAATATTAGCAATGACAATGGCAACGTAACACCCAGCGGAAACTCCGGTACTAGCAACGCTAAGCCTGCTGCTCCGAAGCCTGTCCATGTAGGCGCCGTGTTGGGCCGCCCAATGGAAGACGTCCGGTCGACATACTCGATCGGAAAAGAGCTTGGACGGGGACAGTTCGGGGTCACCCATCTGTGTACACACAAGGTGACGGGCGAGCAGTTCGCGTGCAAAACCATAGCCAAGCGAAAGCTGGCGAACAAGGAGGACATCGAGGACGTCAGGAGGGAGGTTCAGATCATGCACCACTTGACGGGTCAGCCCAATATCGTCGAGCTCAAGGGTGCTTACGAAGATAAGCACTCGGTGCATTTGGTTATGGAGTTGTGCGCAGGAGGAGAACTTTTTGACCGTATTATTGCCAAGGGGCATTATACTGAGCGCGCTGCGGCGTCCTTGCTGAGGACAATCGTTCAGATCGTCCACACATGCCATTCCATGGGAGTCATTCACAGGGATCTCAAGCCCGAGAATTTCCTCCTGCTCAACAAGGATGAGAAATCGCCACTCAAGGCTACGGATTTTGGCCTTTCCGTTTTCTACAAACAAG GGGAAGTATTTAAAGATATTGTTGGTAGCGCATACTACATTGCACCTGAAGTCTTGAGGAGGAGATATGGACCAGAAGTGGATATTTGGAGTGTTGGGGTCATGCTGTATATTCTTCTATGTGGTGTTCCTCCCTTTTGGGCCG AGGCAGAACAGGGTATATTCAATGCAATTTTACGAGGCCACATTGACTTTACAAGTGATCCATGGCCCTCCATTTCACCTGCAGCAAAAGATCTTGTCAGGAAGATGTTGAATTTGGACCCTAAGCAGAGGCTGACTGCCTTCCAAGTTCTCA ATCATCCATGGATTAAGGAAGATGGAGAAGCACCTGATACTCCTCTTGACAACGCAGTGCTGAGTAGGCTCAAACAGTTTAGAGCTATGAATAAGTTCAAGAAAGTTGCTCTTCGG GTTATCGCTGGATGTTTATCAGAGGAAGAAATCAGGGGATTGAAAGAGATGTTCAAGGGCATGGATACtgacaacagtggaacaataacACTTGAAGAACTGAAGCAAGGACTCTCTAAGCAAGGGACAAAACTATCTGAATATGAGGTCAAACAATTAATGGAAGCA GCTGATGCTGATGGAAATGGAACTATAGACTACGATGAGTTCATCACAGCAACAATGCACATGAACCGGATGGATAGAGAAGAGCATCTTTACACTGCCTTCCAATATTTTGACAAGGATAATAGCGG GTACATTACGACCGAAGAGCTAGAGCAAGCTCTCCATGAATTTGGCATGCATGATGGAAGGGACATGAAGGAAATCGTTTCTGAAGTTGACGCTGATAAC GATGGCCGGATCAACTACGATGAATTTGTGGCAATGATGAGAAAAGGAAACCCAGAAGCAAACCCCAAGAAGCGACGTGATGTCAAtctttga
- the LOC122293782 gene encoding uncharacterized protein LOC122293782 has product MDPYSNTLYMLDEDYFNHEDLMIEAMAVHRQRHATLGASSSRRPNSQPRMFIRRNPLEGHERLWKDYFAQLPIYPPNVFRRRFRINRDLFLRIHSAVETHDDYFVQKRDASGRLGLSSLQKMTAAIRMLAYGVTTNLMDEYVRIGESTARLSMKKFVKAIVSIFGGECLRFPTSNDIARLLKVGQRRGFPGMLGSIDCMHWKWKNCPSAWKVEEAQLLKKDIDGILERAQLKWNHFAEMTLLQKGDWNTKYYHLCVSQ; this is encoded by the exons ATGGATCCCTATAGCAATACTCTTTATATGTTAGATGAAGATTATTTCAATCATGAGGATCTTATGATAGAAGCAATGGCCGTACATAGACAACGACATGCAACTCTTGGAGCATCTTCTTCACGTCGTCCTAATTCTCAACCTCGGATGTTCATCCGACGCAATCCATTGGAAGGTCATGAACGCCTTTGGAAGGATTACTTTGCTCAACTGCCAATATATCCGCCAAACGTTTTTAGGAGGCGATTTCGAATTAATCGTGATCTGTTTTTACGTATACATTCTGCAGTTGAGACTCATGATGATTATTTTGTCCAAAAGAGAGACGCCAGTGGTAGGCTTGGATTGTCTTCCCTTCAAAAGATGACCGCCGCAATTAGGATGCTCGCATATGGGGTAACAACAAATCTTATGGATGAGTATGTAAGAATTGGAGAAAGTACTGCACGGTTGAGTATGAAAAAATTTGTAAAGGCGATCGTGTCAATCTTTGGGGGTGAGTGCTTGAGGTTTCCAACCAGCAATGATATAGCAAGGTTACTAAAAGTTGGACAAAGGCGTGGATTTCCAGGAATGTTGGGtagcattgattgcatgcactGGAAATGGAAGAATTGTCCTAGTGCTTGGAAAG TTGAGGAAGCACAACTTCTAAAAAAGGACATTGATGGCATACTTGAGAGAGCACAATTGAAATGGAACCACTTTGCAGAGATGACTTTGCTTCAGAAAGGGGATTGGAATACAAAGTACTACCATCTTTGTGTAAGTCAGTGA
- the LOC122294764 gene encoding rhodanese-like/PpiC domain-containing protein 12, chloroplastic → MLSHTVIQPPPISLSLSISPFKIKEAMLRASHLPPIANPALGALRVSLFSCLSLSSPSSRLKVSKFAPFRTLIPPAFGPSSPHRSLLSLERVVPLRGLPCPKGTASFSAGSNSGGGREILVQHLLVKEDKLLVDLQHRILGGEDLSDLAVEYSVCPSKEEGGMLGWVRKGQMVPEFEEAAFNAPLNKVVRCKTKFGWHLLQVLSEREESVLQDIQPDELHAKMQDPNFLEEAQLIDVREPEEVSQASLPGFQVLPLRQFGNWGPEIDTKLDSQKDTYVLCHHGMRSLQVAKWLQTQGFQRVFNVAGGIHAYALKADQSIPTY, encoded by the exons ATGCTCTCGCATACAGTTATACAGCCtccccccatctctctctctctctctatctccccGTTCaaaatcaaggaagcaatgtTAAGAGCTTCTCATCTCCCACCGATAGCAAATCCAGCTCTTGGTGCTCTTAGAGTATCTCTGTTTTCCTGTCTCAGCCTCTCCTCACCTTCAAGCCGTCTCAAAGTctcaaaatttgcaccatttcGCACGCTTATTCCTCCAGCCTTCGGACCCAGTTCTCCTCATCGATCACTTTTGAGCTTGGAGCGGGTCGTTCCTCTGCGAGGTCTTCCATGCCCCAAGGGAACAG CTTCATTTAGTGCTGGGAGTAACTCTGGAGGTGGCAGGGAAATATTGGTGCAGCACTTACTTGTTAAAGAAGATAAGCTTTTGGTGGATCTTCAGCACAGAATTTTAGGAG GTGAGGACCTTAGTGATCTCGCTGTGGAGTACTCTGTTTGCCCATCCAAAGAAGAGGGAGGAATGCTTGGGTGGGTGAGAAAGGGGCAAATG GTTCCTGAGTTTGAGGAGGCTGCATTCAATGCACCTTTAAACAAAGTTGTAAGGTGTAAAACAAAGTTTGGATGGCACTTGTTGCAAGTTCTCTCTGAGAG GGAAGAATCCGTACTTCAAGATATTCAACCTGACGAGCTTCATGCAAAGATGCAAGATCCTAATTTTTTGGAAGAGGCACAATTGATTGATGTTCGAGAACCTGAAGAAGT GTCCCAAGCATCTTTGCCAGGTTTTCAGGTTCTTCCTCTCCGCCAATTTGGAAACTGGGGACCTGAGATAGATACCAAGTTGGATTCTCAAAAGGATACTTATGTTTTG TGTCACCATGGCATGCGGTCTTTACAGGTTGCTAAATGGTTGCAGACACAG GGTTTTCAAAGAGTGTTTAATGTTGCCGGGGGAATCCATGCATATGCTCTCAAGGCTGATCAGTCCATTCCTacatactga